The segment AAATTTAAGATCAagacaaaacacgaggttggtgtAGTCAATTTAATGTCAGTATGGTTTTGAAATTTGGTCTTGCTTACATCCATACTGAACCAACTCggaagattttcgaaaaaaatatcataattacaCAACACATTTGTTTTATACTCAGTAATGTTTCGAAATAAGCAAGCACGTCAGTCTATTGAGAAGAACTATAAAAAAATGGAGGTCCTGGTAAAATTCAACGTAGTTAAGAGTACCATTAAACATTTAGTTGGGACTTGGGATGGCACTAAGGCAGTGCTTGATTGAAAATTGTTGGATTATCGAGTCGTCAGATTAACGCAGAGATACTGAACGTAAGTCATACCAATGGTCACTTTGCTTGACTGATCTGTTTTAATATTATAGAAACCCTATCGCAGGGGTGTTCgaatgttttcaataaaaaacggCGCTTCGCTGTAAAGATTTAATATGTTCTTACTCAAATAGCATAACGTATAAAAATTAAGCAGATTCAAACAGAAATCGTTGCTGTTCTTTTCTCGTGTTTCGTATGTATTCCGCTATCATTTTTTTAGGATTTCTTTTAAACTGTTTAGAATTCAATACTTGATTCATTTTGTTGAACTGTTTGACGATATTTGCTCGCTTTTTGTGTAAACGAGCAGGTCGTTTCTTTTTCGATATATTTTGATCGTATTCTGGAACTCCGGTTTTTACCACGTTGGCGGACTTCAGTTTTATTAACGAGTCTAGAGATGGCAAGGCATCTAGAAGCGGACGCAAATCGCCAGTAACAACCGTCTTCtcccgttttcttttttctttatcCTCTTTAAAAGCTGTCTGGGTAAGTTTAATCTTGGTTAAAAGCTCCTCCTTACGAAATTTTTTCTTATCCTTTTTATTTAATCGACTGATGGCAACTTTTCGCAGTTTTTTAGATTTTTCCGGTGTAGTATCTACGATATCATCATATTTCTGTGGCCGTTTCGTTTTTGACTCGGTTTGATCAGAAGTTTTCGATGCGGATGGAATTTTAAAGCTATCTGGTTCTGGTCCATTCAGCTGCACCGGTGTAGATCGATATATCGGAAAAGGTCCAGGTACAACTTTAGGCTCGACATCCTTTTTCTTCTGGAGTATAGATTTAACCTGAAccaattttttgttgaattttccCATCGCGTTACGTTATTCTATAGCTAGTATTTTAATTGCTTCACTACACTAATAACATAACACAAGTTCAAAATAGAAATTTATGAAACACGTTGTGAATTATGCTTACGAATTTACGATGCATGTGTACAAAACAGAAAACACAAAAGCACtcgacaaaaacaaaacaaaaatccaCCAGTCGACTAAAGCACATCAAACCAAGGTAACTTATTTACGTATGCTTGTCATTTGTATTGTACTAAAAAAATTTGAACAGCATCAGGGAAGCAAAGGAATGCGCCATTAACGAGAGGAGCAGCGGGTACAACTAGTACAACATCGAACAATGAAAatcgatgttttgctttttcttttttttctcgctatgttactgctagagtgactatatacagagtggcgccaagtcatcgcaaatgtatgcaatgcggtttttccaaggtttttctttctctttcctgcatacgcgttggataggtcgtctgctcgattggaatgacactgacagataattatcattccaattttgacattgtcgccactctgtatatagtcactctagttactgccattgaaatttgatacttttggaagcgttgacagttttggaagcgcgCGCGATGTTATCCTCGTTATCCTCTGTCAAATACATAGTGAGGGATAGCACAGCGCATCCCCTCGCAGGGAAgtagagtggcgacatgtcatcccaaatgtatgcagtGCGGTTTTtccaggcgtatgaaactgaagggtaaagaagtagctaacatctttttacgcttcctacacgtccgacacaaaaagaaaaaaagcaaaaaagtagctttgttcgggagcttaccaatactgattcatccgaggctgaagttagagcgggctactcacaaatacattttgtccgaggcaaagtttgttgtgggctagatgagatgttggttacacgaaaaatgtatgggaatgacatttgtgacagcggggtgggtttttccaaggtttttttttctctttcctgcatacgcgttggataggtcgtctgctcgattggaatgacactgacagataattatcattccaattttgacattatcGCCACGCGTAATAGTCACTCTAATGTTGGCTACTGTTAAAGTGTCAAACACATTGCttagggatagggttgccagtcccttgttggaaaccccttgactgACAGCACTCTTGTACTAAAAAATGCACACTAAATTTGGACTATGCGTAAATTGAATCGTCgtatatagcgaattcataaattaacctgatgggttcgtgctaactcgaacccgaaatttacaAACGATAcgcgcagtttgacagatcgacccgtaaaccgtaatgctagacagttttaacctgcgcttcaaactgaatgctgtcagtttaaccgaaatgcaatctcggttaattcaagagcaacatttcaaataggccgaagtcaaaactgacagtttcgagaaaatcgatgaTGAAACTTGCgcatcattttttaactcctCATTTGATATAAATAGTTATGTTTAGAATTGAATGACGCATTTTGATGCAAAAACATAACAGTTTAATGTGTAATGCAACAACTAGCAGGAAACACattgatttactttgtaatttgcaaaaatatgcgttgGGCCGTTTTCGGAAATCTTTCGGCaatacgactttttcataaggctgatttgattatcCATTGTAGTTGAGGCCTTTgacatgaggcttttatttactgtcagtggtgatatgattttggtgttgggccGATTTTCAGTCAGCGTTTTGCATTTGGCCCTTGTTTATCGAGTTGCTTTAAAGCACAGTGGCTATAAAAGGTTAAAAATTCTTGACCAGGACAGAGGACAGGACGCCGGCCAGCTTCATTATTTGTACTAGAGAAGTTGCGGTTTAATTTCATCATCAAATCTGCCACCTCCGTTGAGCAGGTTTTTGTGAAGCGAAACCTGTTACCCGTGAAATGCAGAAAAATTTGCCGATTTACgttaaaggtgcgtttagaccGGACAATTTCTTGTcaacatgtggaatgcaacatgcggaatgcgacatgttgctagttgttgctaAGCGTTGCTTCTGTCGCCATCTAAATACTTGTGATATGTTGCTATAGTTGCATGGAAACATCAGgtaacagtttggaaaaagttgcgtgccacatgttgccaatctaaaTGTACCTTTAGGGTTTAAAACTTGCTGTCTCCAAAACCATTAAAGGCCAACTTGAAAGGTCAATTCTTGATAAGATTTATTTATCAGGATCAAGTTGGAATCGTTTCGCGTTCCAGTAACACCGTAAAAACATGTATGGTGGTTGCAAGCCATGTATTTTTACCCTATTTTTCGCGGAGGACTCAAATGTTGGTCTCGTTGCCATCGAAACACTGGATTTTACAACTTTTAGtaaatataattttcatgttcttcaagaaaaaatgtttattttggcATTCTTATTGAGAAATTGACAATTTTCTAAATCATTGTTCTTTCATCAACGCCAATCAAAAGCTTTCGACACATATTTTTCATCGCCGTCATTCGATGGGATTTTCCAGAGCCTCAATATGCTGCAAAAGCGAATCATCTATCCGTACATTTTTAATCAGTTCACCGGGTCTATCAGGAACTTAAAATCCGACCCGGTCAGCGTATTATCATACAATAACAATTTCCTTTCCAGTTAGTTTACGACTATTAGCAGCAATCTTCTAGCTCAAATTAAGATTCCACGTCATGAACGACATCCACCGATGTTTGATGTGTCCTCTTTATAATCATCTCGAAAATTTTCTGGATCTTTAATTTCTAGCAAAGGTGACAGTGTGTGGATATTTTTCTGTATACGTGAAAACTATTTTGCAGAATAAGCCTTCAGTTACCGCTTCCGTTTCATACTCAGCGACAGTCGCTATGGTAGTTTAAAGCAATGCAGCGGTTCATTCATTTGCATTTCTAACTCACCGCGTGCAAGTGCATACCGCCTTGGCAGTTCAGCGATAGTAAATGTTGGTCGCGCAACTAATGAACTTACTCCGGTCGGTCCCTCCACAGGTGATACATATATCAAGCGAAATAGCTTTTTTTTGTGTGAGCCGGAAAGGCCGGAAAGTAGCGTAAATGTTTGTTGCCGTGCAGGCTTAAGTACCAAAACGTGTCGTCTTTGTGAATGGCCGTGTTATTTATGCAGGTGAAAAGTATTTAAACAACGTATTGTTTTTATTGCCCGTTCGAATATGGGTCTTTCTCGCAATTGTACGGAAGGGATCATCTTCGTGGCAGCAACTGCAGAACTGGctgtttctaaaatatttaatttgcattgTAACATTTAATTACTATTGGAAACACAAACGTTTGTGTATTTAATACTTACGAAACGTACTAAACCGGAGATGGCCAGTGAttacttgccacttgccacttgcgaTGCGTAGAAATCtcacaacaaaaatagggccgaaagcaaaacaaaacacaaactgcgtataggctttttcatacagaagggccgaagcacaaaatgaaaactttgttgccagttttcacataaggctttttcaaatttgctttttaagacCTATATAGTTTTTAAATCACTATGATGTTTTGTATTTACTATAGatacttaaaaaagctttaaatataaccaaaaaaccagtttttttatattttgcacttgggtcctattgaaatgttgctcttgaatttatgaacgctttgacagcacttcgattaaaactgagtgctaatcgacctgagccaggttaatttatgaattcgctaataGATTCGCAAATAAGCATGAATAACCAATCCATTTTGATTATTGTATCGTAAAAGCCTTATCCGTAAGTTCCTCGAAGCCTTCGAATCGTAAACTTATTGATACTCTTTTACATAATTACAGTCCGCACTCGCACCTAACTCGTGCTTTTAATAATCGtttcaaaatttgtatttcttaaATTTACTGCAATACTATtaggtagggtaaccaacctattttggaccccatcagcagctgtgcataatttggacacttgcatttgattttgctgtaagtgtccaaattatgtacagctgctgagggggtccaaaatacgttggatACCCTACTATTCACacattttaattaataaaaaaaaagccaTATATATTATTTCTATATTTAATGCAAATGTAGGTTTGTAGTTACCAGAACACGCACAGTTTGATCGAATGATCCGCAAACAGCCAGACCTTGTCTATCAGGACTCCAATCAAAAGCATGCACCGGCTGTGTTGATAAAGTTGTCGCATTCAACATTTCCAGGTTGCCAACAACACCATGCTGTTCTCCGCTGCTAAGCGTTTTGACTCGCGCCTCAGGATAGTGACTGAAATTTTGTTGTACATTAGTTTTCAGAAAAACATATTCTAACGAAACTTACTAAAGCCACAGTCGAACATTTCCTGATCCTCCACAGCTTGCAAAAATATCACGGTTCTGGGGTAAATGTTTGACCGCCCATACGGTTGACTTTGCTCCGTTAATAACCCCGTTAGTACCTAAAGCTTGACCTGCGTTTTTCTCCGACAACTTGGCGAATCCCTTTTCCGAGTGCTGAGTTCGCATGTCGAAAACATGCAATCCACCTTCCAAGGTACTCACAACAAGCTTATTCATTTTGATGTCCCTTCGGTCGAACTCAACTCCACACACACCATTTTTTACATTGGTTGTCCATCGCTCCTTCATTACACGTAAGTCAATAAGTTTGATATCACCATTATCGTATCCCGCAACTACAGAACGCTCTAAAGAATTATAAGAATCTCCAAATCCTACTGCCCAGCAATCTCTTATTTCGGCCGGACTGTTGCCTATAGCACTAATATGTGCGACTGGATCGTTCTTTTGCCTTGGATCCCAAATCTTTACCGATCCATCCCTGCCACCCGTTGCAATTTCTGGAGCACCACAATTGACCGTCGTCCCTCCAATAGCATCTATTGCATTAATAATTCCAGCATGGGCTTCGGCTTCGTATATTGCATTACCCAATCTTTCCACGTCATAGATTGCCAGTTTGCCTACAAAATCACCCGTGGCCAACTGTGTCTCTCGTAGTTGCGAAGCACCAAACGAGCAACATTTGAAAGACTGGGGTTTCTCCGTTTCATATAGTTTATCCAATCCTTCCGCGCATAGCTGATACACCTGTATAATACCGGTTCCTTTCGGTTTCGAACCAATCACCACGAACTTTGCCGAACTAGGAATCCACTTTACATCGAATACGGAGTAATCTAACGACTTTTCGATATGCGCTATCATATGAACCGAATCCATTCTTGCTATCGGGTAAATATATTCCAATGTAACATAGCAAAACTACACCACAGAAGCAAACATCTGAAAGTTGTTCGCGATGGCTTTTTTCGGCCGGGAATTATTCTGTAAAAAACTACTGTTGCTAAGCAACATAAACAAACCCACGTGGCTAAATTATCACTGACTGAGTGCTGAGTTTCGGGCGGATCTCTCATTCGCTCATTCTctccattttttttataaataagaTCGATATTCTGACAGCAGCATTTTACACGAGCGCCAGATGTGCAAAATTTTGGTAATTGCATGGATTTGAAATCGTCTGATGTTTTTCTCTGTTTTAAATTCTAGTTTTTcggcaaaaattaaaaatattttaatatccTAGCAGAGCCtacacacattttattatccGTCTGCATaagatttttgttttgttaagtCATCccgcagcggggtgctatccgtgTTGTCCCGGGTAATCTTCAACTCGAAGTGGCGAAGTGGTATATTTATTCCCAACACTCTTGGCATCATTGCTCGCGATTCTATAGAAAACGCGTAATATTCGTATTCATATTACTCATTTTACTGCGTACTGCCCTGCCATGCCATTACTGTAGGATCGGACCCGCAGAATTCAACCGCATGCGCTTATTGTTACACGAAAGTTTTACATTTGTTCCATCTTACAGGCAGAAAAATGGATCTAAATATAAGAGTCTTTAATTTTCTCGAGGAAAAAGGTACGTATCAAAATATTCATAGGTGTTAATATCGGATTAACTTTTGATAAATGAATTAGCGATAGAAAATGGGTAGGTAGTATGTATCAAAAAActtctttacaaaaaaaagtatgaaaatgataaaaatcaataggtaccgtgcaagcaccatattcaaaacagtgcctaattctgaacagctgCAAATTTatcttaaatattgacaaaacactagctatttaaaccattttagtaatataaaatcatcagatgtagtgattaatttgtttaaatagctagaattttgtcaatatttacgAAAAATTagcaactgttcagaattaggcactgtttcgaatatggtgcttgcacagTATACCTGTATAAAACGACcagattatttttgtatgaatgcagggcattgatgaaaaaataaaaaagaatagaCCATTAGTTCTGTAGTGCATAACGTATTTTAAAAGGCAAATTAAAATTACCTACATGTATATTTTAGATGAAAGTAAGCACTTGATAAATAATTCTTGAAAATTCTTCACAATTGACGGAACCCCTAGCATTTCTGTGAGCCTTTCAACATTCAATTGGCAGCAGATCATGCATGCGAATAAAGTTTAGATAGGAATTAAGAATCAAGAACCGCAAACATgttttagaatttttcaaaattgtagTTATATTATCCCTTTCTAATATCGAACTTTCAGATTACCCAGAGCTCGCTGCTTTTTATCATGACGCTTTATTTTGCGACTGGGAAGAGTCTCTCAGTACCTACGAATTTCATAAAATAGAGCCTATTGACTGGGAGGTAGTTTTTATCGATCGGCAGGAGATTCTTGTAACGGGTATAGCAGCTTTGTGCGCCTTCACTCAGGACAATTTTGTTGGACCGAGCCTTCCTGCTGAATACTCGGCCAAACTCATGCCAGGTGTAAAAGCAGCTGACCTGTTGAAATCAGATGGAGAAGAGTTAAATGAAAACGTTAGCTCGCCAGAGCTGTTGTACATTTGTAAGAAAGCGTTTGATGTACTTACCATTGAGTCAGAAGAGCTCGGAAGCCCGGCGAGTTTTGAGGAACGACTATGGTATCTTCGATATTTAATGATACATCAGCGCTGTTTAGACGATCTCTCACACGAACTGTATTCAAAATTCGATCGGAACACGGAACTGCTGGTGTCCACTTTTAGTACCATAGACCATTATGGTTTATTGGTACAGAGCCACATCGAAATAGCTCAAGGCTACATTTTCTTCAAACGAATCACTAAGTCAGAGCAATGGATGAAGTCGTTGAAGGATATTTCTGGTATCGAACTAACCGTTGAGGGAGCACTTGGAGTAAGAACACAACATCAGCAAAATCCATTACCGCAGCTAACGTTACGAGTCAATATTCTTAACTCACGACAGCTGAAACCAGCTGCTGAAACGCATGGTGAAATAATTCTTCCAAGTATGTTAAACCTTGATGATGATTTGCGCTTGGAGAAAACGCAATTTATTGCAGAGGAAGAAAATAAAGATGTGCAGCTGCCCAGTTTGGTACAGGAAATCATATTCACAAATCTGTATGTTCGCttgatatttatttaattttcgatTTTAAGTAAATATTTTAATTGCAGACTCTATTTAAAACACTCCCAGCCTAGGGATAAGTTAGCCGACGAAGAGCTACAGCCGTACCTTACGACTTTGCTGTACCAAAAACATGGCCCTTTGGCGACTAGAATTGCAGCTTTATTGTTCAACATTCAGCTGGAAGCGAATCACAAAAGAACAGTCGAACGTTCGTTTAAACAATGTGAAGATCTGATTCGCCAGCTAGATGGTGGTTCGAATCCTCTGCAACACAGATTAGCCTACGCATTTGCCTCTGGATT is part of the Sabethes cyaneus chromosome 2, idSabCyanKW18_F2, whole genome shotgun sequence genome and harbors:
- the LOC128737637 gene encoding ribosome biogenesis protein SLX9 homolog, with translation MGKFNKKLVQVKSILQKKKDVEPKVVPGPFPIYRSTPVQLNGPEPDSFKIPSASKTSDQTESKTKRPQKYDDIVDTTPEKSKKLRKVAISRLNKKDKKKFRKEELLTKIKLTQTAFKEDKEKRKREKTVVTGDLRPLLDALPSLDSLIKLKSANVVKTGVPEYDQNISKKKRPARLHKKRANIVKQFNKMNQVLNSKQFKRNPKKMIAEYIRNTRKEQQRFLFESA
- the LOC128737247 gene encoding dynein axonemal assembly factor 10, producing MDSVHMIAHIEKSLDYSVFDVKWIPSSAKFVVIGSKPKGTGIIQVYQLCAEGLDKLYETEKPQSFKCCSFGASQLRETQLATGDFVGKLAIYDVERLGNAIYEAEAHAGIINAIDAIGGTTVNCGAPEIATGGRDGSVKIWDPRQKNDPVAHISAIGNSPAEIRDCWAVGFGDSYNSLERSVVAGYDNGDIKLIDLRVMKERWTTNVKNGVCGVEFDRRDIKMNKLVVSTLEGGLHVFDMRTQHSEKGFAKLSEKNAGQALGTNGVINGAKSTVWAVKHLPQNRDIFASCGGSGNVRLWLYHYPEARVKTLSSGEQHGVVGNLEMLNATTLSTQPVHAFDWSPDRQGLAVCGSFDQTVRVLVTTNLHLH